In Nocardia sp. NBC_01327, the genomic stretch GAGCTGCCGGGGCTGCTGCGGCTGTTCGAGCTGCTGTGCGGCCGCCTCGGCCTGCCGGGCCGTTTCGACCGCCAGGGCGGCATGGAACTGCCCGGTGTCGAAAGCGCTGGGCACGGCCGGGATTTCACCGGTGCGGCCTGTGGATACGGTGAGGCTGGAGGGCACCAGCACAATGGCGCGCACGCCGCCGTAGTCGGATTCGGTCAGGCGCACCGAGATGCCGTTGCGGACCGCCAGCTGGGCGACCACGAACATGCCGAGGCGGGAATCCTCCGACAGCGTATTGACGCCGAAATCCGGTGGGTTGCGCAGCATGTCGTTGATACGGGCGATCTCGGACTCCGGCATGCCCATGCCCTGGTCGACGATCTCGACGGCGATGCCCTTGCCGACCACATTGCCGCGCACCTCGACCTGCGACTGCGGCGGGGAGAAGTGCGAGGCATTGTCGACGAGTTCGGCGAGCAGGTGCACGAGGTCGGCGACGGCGGTGCCGGCCACGGCCACCTCGGGCAGCCGGGCGATCTTGACGCGGGTGTAGTCGAGGGCCTCGCCCACACCGCTTCGCACGACCTCGATGAGCTGCACCGGGTTTCGCCACTGCCGGCCCGGCTGACCGCCCGCGAGAATGATCAGGTTCTCGGCATTGCGGCGTTCGCGGGTGGCGAGGTGATCGAGACGGAAGAAGATCTCCAGCAGCGCCGGATCCTCCTGCTTGGCCTCGGCCTCGTCCAGCACCTCGAGCTGACGGTGCACCACGACCTGGCTGCGGTGCGCGATATTGAGGAAGACCGCCTTCACACCCTCGCGGGTGCGGGCCTCGGTGACCGCGGCGTTCACGGCGGCGGTGTGCGCATGGCCGAAAGCCTGGGCCACCTGGCCGATCTCATCGGTGCCGAAGTCCAGTTCCGGTGTCTCGGTGGACACCTCGACCTGCTTGCCGTCGCGCAGCTGCGCCATGATCTCCGGCAGTCGCTCATCGGCGAGCACGAAGGTCTGGTCGCGAAGGCGCTTGAGCCGCCGGATGATCCGGTTGGCCAGCACCAGCGCGATGAGGAACGCCGAGGCGGAGACCAGCAGCATGGCCCCGCCGGCGATGGCGGAGTTGCGCGCGCTGTTGTCGGCGGCGCGACCGGCCGCGGCCAGCGACTGCTTGCTGACCTGGTCCCACTGATCGATCAGCGCCTTGTTGACCTGATTGACCGCGTCGTGCCACTCGGCGGGCGTGAAGGTCAGCGGCGCGACCGGCGGGGTGGCGCCGTTCTTGAGCGGCGCGGCAGTCAGGGGATCGAGAGCCCGTGCCATCAGCACGTTCTCCATCATGATCAGTTTCTGCCAGGCCGGATCATTGACGACCGAGGCGCCGGAGGCGTCGCCCTTGCTGCCGTCCGCACCGGCGAGCAGGCCGACATTGACGCGGTACGCGCCGACGACACGGGTGAACTCGATGGCCAGATCCGGGGACAGCGTGCCGTTGTTGATCAGGACCTCGGCCAGTGCGGCTGCACGAGAGAGCATTTCCGAGGCCGAGACGATCTGCAGCGTCTCGGCCGTCCCCATCGCGACCTCGGGATTGGGGGCGGTGGTCTCCACGGCGCGGGTGCCGATGGAGATCAGGTCGAGCAGGTGTCCGTAGAACTGGTAGGCATCGGCCAGCGGAAGGGCATTGGCGTCGATCTGGGTGCGCACGGCCGCGAGCGATCGGCTCAGCGTGACGAATCCGCCGACGTCACCCTTGACGTCCTGGGGGCCGAGGTTCTCCATGTCCTTGGTGGTCCCGGCCATACCGCGCAGCGCGTCGTCGAGCCGAGTCCTGGCCTGGGTCAGGCCTTTCGGATTGGGTTCGTCGCCCGCGAGCTGGGCCAGCGTGAGCTGGCGTTCCAGCTGCACCGAGCTCACCAATTCCTTGCTGAGCGGTGTGGCGGCGGTGAGTGCGTCCGCCCAATCTCGCGCGTTTGTGCCCTCTACCACCAAATATCCCGCGCCACCCACACCGATCACGAGCAGCGCGAGGCTCGGGACGAGTGCGATGGCGAGAACACGGGTCCGGACCCCGAGCCTCGCTCTGAACATCGGCACAACGTAACGGGCGAACGTCACATAAGTCACTTAGATCCCGTTGAGCGGGAACATGATTGACACCGACAGTGATGCATGCACCGGAATGAGTCACTCAGGCGACGGCACGCGTGATGAGATATTCGGCGAGCGTGGTCAGTACGGTCTTGCAGGAACCGCGGTCGCGCGCATCGCAGAGCAGGATCGGGACGTGTTCGTCCAGATCCAGTGCCACGCGGACTTCTTCGGGGCTGTAGCGCGGCGCACCCTCGAAACAGTTCACGCCGATGGTGAAGCCGATACCGCGGCGTTCGAAGAAATCGATGGCCGCGAAGGAGTTTTCGAGTCGCCGGGTGTCGACGAGGATGACCGCGCCGAGCGCACCGCGCGCCAGTTCGTCCCAGAGGAACCAGAAACGGTCCTGGCCGGGCGTACCGAACAGGTAGAGCACCAGTCCGGCATCGACGGTGATGCGACCGAAATCCAAGCCCACCGTGGTGGTGGTCTTGCCCTCGATACCGGTGAGATCGTCCACGCCCTCGGAACGTTCGGTAATGATCTCCTCGGTGCGCAGCGGCGTGATCTCGCTGATCGCACCGACCATGGTGGTCTTGCCGACGCCGAAGCCGCCGGCGATCAGAATCTTCACCGATTGGGCGAGCGGCTGGTCCGCCTCGGGGCGGGTCATCTGGGGGCTCAGCCGAATTCGCCGGGGCGCCGCGCGGTGGTGGACAGGTACGAACCCACCCGCTGCACGGTCATGTTCATCTCGTACGCCACCATGCCCAGATTGGCGTCGATGCCGGTCTGCAGGGCCAGACAGGCATTCGCGCCCGCGGCGGTGACGAACAGGACGGCGCGATCGAGTTCGATCACCGCCTGTCGGACGCCGCCGCCGTCGAATCGGTGTCCGGCACTGCGGGAGAGCCCGTAGAGCGTGGAGGACATGGCCGCGAAGTGTTCGGCGTCCTCGCGGCTCATGCGGGTCGAGCGGCCCAGCAGCAGGCCGTCGGTGGAGTGGACCACGGCGTGACGTACTCCGGCGAGTTTCTCGACGAGATCGTCGAGTAGCCAGTCGAGGTCACCAGCGGGGGAGGTGTTCACCGTCGCCTTCCTGTCGATAGGTGGTGGGTTGGGGGAGACTGCCCGGATCGGCGCGGCGGCCCTGGCGGGTGCCGTTCTCGATGGCGGACATGAGGTTTCGGGCCTGCTCGGGGCTGCGCTCGGGGCGCGCGGGCTCGGCTTCGGGCCGCACGGGGTCCTGTGCCAGTTCCGGTGCGAGACTGGCCTGCCGGCGGCGGCGCGGGAGCGAGGGGCGGGCGCCGTCCCCGGGCATGCCGTCGTCCACGCGGTCGTGGCCGCTCTCGTGCGAGCGCACCGGCGGCGCGCCACCGGTCATGGGGGGACGGGTCTGCGGGGCCGGAGCGCGGGGCGCGCTGCGCAGGGCGGGCAGATCGGCGGTGGGCGGGTTGTATTCGGCGCGGCGGGGAAGCGGAAGCTGTCCGGAGGTGTACTCCGGCGACGGCGTCTCACCGGCGACCAGCGCGCCCGGCACCAGCACGATGGCACGGATGCCGCCGTAGTCCGATTCGGACAGACGCACCGAAATGCCGTGCCGCCCAGCCAGCTGCGAGACCACGAACAGACCCAGGCGCGAATCCGAGGAGAAGCTGGTGATGCCGAAATCGCCGGGCGTGGAGAGCATCACATTGATGCGATCGAGTTCCGCTTCGGGAATGCCCATGCCCTGATCGCTGATCTCCAGGGCCACACCCCGGGCCACCGAGCTCCCCGCGACCTGGACATGCGCCTGCGGCGGGGAGAACGAGGTCGCATTGTCGATGAGTTCGGCGAGCAGATGGATCAGATCGCCGACGGCCCCGCCGACGATGAAAGTCTGTGGCAGCCGCCCGGTTCGGACCCGCTTGTAATCGACCGTCTCGCCGACCGCGCTGCGCACCAGTTCCATGAGCGGCACCGGATTGCGCCACTGGCGGCCGGGCTGACCACCGGCGAGGATCACCAGATTCTCGGCATTGCGGCGCTCGCGGGTGGCGAGGTGATCGAGGCGGAAGAAGATCTCCAGTACGGCCGGGTTCTCCTGCGTGGATTCGGCCTCGTCGAGCAGTTCCAGCTGGCGGTGCACCACGACCTGGCTGCGGTGGGCGATATTGAGGAAGACCGCCTTCACGCCCTCGCGGGTGCGCGATTCGGTGATCGCGGCGGCGACGGCGGCGGAGTGGGCATGGCCGAAAGCCTCTGCCACCTGGCCGATCTCATCGCTGCCGAATTTCAGCGGGGGCGCCTCGGTCGTACTGTCGACCGGTTCGCCCGCCGCGAGCCTGCGCATGGTTTCGGGCAGATGCTCATCGGCGAGGGCGAAGGTCTCATCGCGCAATCGCCGCAGCCGCCTGATGATTCGATTCGCCAGCGCCAGTGCGACCAGGATCGCGCCCAGTGCTACCACCAGCATGGCGCCGCCCGCCAGCAGCGAATTGCGGGTGGTGCGCGCGGCGGCGGTACTGGCCAGGTGCTGGGCGCGCAGGTTCTCCGACTGCCACAGCTCGGCCAGCGCGTGGTCGACCTCGGCGGCCTTGGACTGCCAGTCGTCGATGGACAGCGGCAGCACCGTGCGCGGTGCGGTGGCCCCGGCGGTCCGGGGCAGCGCACGCTGTGCCAGTACGGCTTCCATCGCCCCGAGCTGCTGCCAGGCCGCACCGCTCGTGAGGGCCTTGGCGGCGGCCGCCTGTTCGGGATCGGTGTCGGTGAGCAGACTTTCGATGCGGGTGCGGTAGTAGCCGAGCAGGCGGACGTATTCACCGGCCAGGTCCGCGTTGAGCCCCGGGCCGCCGTCGATCATGGCCGCGCCCAGCGCGGTCGCTCGGCTCATGGCTTCGAGGCCCTGCAGGACGGCGCCCGCCTGGGCGAGTTCGATGGCGGTGGGCGCGTCCGGTGCGTGCTTCTGTGCGATCTGCACACCGTCGAGCACGAGCTGCGGCATGGAGCTGTAGAAGGCGTCGGCATCGGCGGTGGACAGCGTGGTCGCATCCGCTCCGGCACGGATCTGGGTGAGCTTGCCGCCCAGATCACCCATGGCGGCCGTGGTGTCGCCCATCGCCTGCGGTCCGATGCTGGAGAGGCGGGACTGCGCGGGCGCGATCTGGCGCAGCGCATTGTCCAGCCGCAGGCGCGCCGCCGCGAGATCGCGCACATCGATTTCCGCACCGGCCGAGCGCCATTCGGTGAGCTGCCGTTCCAGCTGGACGGCCTCGATGAGTTCGCGGGTGGGCACAACACCCGATTGCAACTCGTCGGCCCAGGTGCGGGCATTGTTGGAATGGTCGATCAACGTGCCTGCCGCACCGACGCCGATCAGTACCAGCGCGAGACTCGGAACGAGTGCGATGGCCAGAATTCGCGTCCGCACCCCGAGCCGCCTGCTGAGCATTGCCCGAGGGTAGCCATCAGATGGCCGGAGGGGGTATGCGAGTCCCCTTGAGCGGGACGGGATTTGACGTGCGGACCGGGCGTCCGGTATGTGAACTCGGTCGGGGTGTGACCGGCGCAGTCTCTGAATCCGTTGCGAGAGAATCTTTCTCGCCCACGGTCTGGCCAACCGAGGTCACCACCTGTGTTACGCATCGCGTTTCCTGGTCAGAGGATAGCCGCGCATTCCCGAGCGCGTAGCCGGTTCGCCGTCGACGCGGCTCACGAGGTCGGCGATATTGCCGGCGTAGGCGGGCCACAGCTCCCGGGGCAGGCTGTGCGCCATGCCCTCGAAGATCACGAGCTTCGCACCGGGGACGGCCGCCGCGGTGGCGCGGCCGCCGCTGACATCGAAGGCCGGATCGTCGGTGCCGTGCATGACCAGTGTGGGTACCCGCACCTCGCGCAATTGCGCGGTGCGGTCGCCCGAACCGAGGACCGCCAGCATGTGCCGCATCATGGCGTCGAAGTCGAACCCCCGGTCGTAGGACAGCCCCGCGTTCTCGATCGCCGCGGCCTCGTCGAACTCGTAGCCGGGGGAGCGCAGTGCCACTGCGGATTTGAGCCGCCACGCGATGTATTCGTCCCGATTCGACGGCAGGCCGCCCGGTTCACCGAAGGCCTTCGGATCCGTCTGTCCCACTTCGGGATCACCCGTCGTGGACATCATCGAGGTCAACGACCGGACCCGGCCTGGATATTCGATGGCGATGGTCTGCGCGATCATCCCGCCCATGGACGCGCCCACCAGATGAGCGCTCCCGATTCCCAGCGCATCCAGCAGTCCGACCGCATCGGCGGCCATATCGGACAGGTTGTACGACACCGCCGACAGATCCCCGCCCATCGCCGCCCCGATATCGGGCTTCGGCGCGTCGGTCATATAGGTCGACCGCCCGACATCGCGATTGTCGAATCGAATGACATACAACCCGCGTTCGACGAGCTCATGACAGAACGGTTCGGGCCAGTTGATCAATTGCGCCCCGCCACCCATGATCAACAGCACCGGCGGCCACGCCGGATCACCGAAGGTCTCGTAGGCCATATCGATCGTCGAAGGCCCGACGCCGATCGCCAGCCGCTCAGCCATCTCCCACCTCGTTCTCATCGTCCGAAACGCCATAGAGCTGCGAGTATGGGCCATTCCCGGGGCCTTGCCGCAAGCCCGGTCGCGCGGTATACGGTGAAGTGGGAAAGAGATACCGGGCCTGCGCACCCCTCGTGACGCAGGCCCGATTTCTCTTCGGTGGAGAAACTAGATCGTTGCTATTCGGCAGTGCTGCTACTGGGTGATTGTTCGTCGCTCACCCTTCATTGGTTACAGATTGTTTGCCTGATCAGGCAAAACGGACAATCCGACGGGTGCGGCGGGATCGACATTTCCGGTCGGAAACCCGGCGCGAGCGGCCCGGATCATGGAGTCGGAGGCCGGGGGATTCAGGCGAGGGTAGATTGCCTGTATCCGTGGGTTACTCATAAGTAGGAGGCAACGATGCCCGTGCCGGCAGCCGCAGTGTTCGAACGTCTGAAGACGTTCGCGGCGGTGGACACGACCGAGGACCGCGATCACCGGGCGATCACCGAGGTGTTCACCGGTAAGACCCTCGGGACGGTGCCGGTCGGTACCGCCGCCGATGTCACCGCCGCGGTGGCGAAAGCCCGTGCCGCCCAGGCGGAATGGGCCGCACGCCCGGTCAAGGAGCGCGCCGAGGTCTTCAATCGCTATCGGGATCTGGTGGTGGAGAACCGCGAATACCTGATGGACGTGGTGCAGGCCGAGACCGGCAAGGCGCGCTGGGCGGCCCAGGAGGAGATCATGGGCCTGATGATGGCGGCCCGCTATTTCGCCCGCGTCGCACCGCAATTGCTCGCCTCGCACAGTGTGGCCGGCGCCTTCCCGCTGCTGAATCGGGCGGCCGTACGGCATGTGCCCAAGGGCGTGGTCGGTGTCATCGCGCCGTGGAACTACCCCATGCTGCTGTCGATCGGCGATTCGATCCCGGCATTGCTGGCGGGCAATGCGGTGGTCGTGAAGCCCGACAGCCAGACTCCGTACTCGTCGCTGGCGAATGCCGAACTGTTCGCCCGGGCCGGACTGCCGCGCGATCTGTTCGCCGTGGTGACCGGTCCCGGCACGGTGGTCGGCACCGCGATCGTCGATGTGTGCGACTACCTCATGTTCACCGGGTCCTCGACCACCGGCCGCACCCTGGCCGAGCAGTGCGGCCGCCGCCTCATCGGTTTCTCCGCCGAACTGGGCGGCAAGAACCCCATGATCGTCACTGCCGGAGCGAATCTCGACAAGGTGGCCAAGGCCGCGGTACGCGCCTGCTTCTCCAATGCAGGGCAGCTCTGCATCTCCATCGAACGCCTCTACGTCGAGAAGTCGATCGCCGCGGAATTCACCGAGAAGTTCGTCGCCGCTGTCAAGGACGCGAAACTCGGTGCGGCGTACGACTATTCGCAGGATATCGGCAGCCTCATCTCCGAGGCGCAGCTGGAGACGGTCACCAAGCATGTCGCCGACGCCGTCTCCAAGGGTGCGAAGGTGCTGGCGGGCGGCAACGCTCGCCCCGATCTCGGCCAGCTGTTCTTCGAGCCGACCGTGCTCACCGACGTCACCAACGCCATGGAGTGCGGCCGCAACGAAACCTTCGGCCCGCTCGTCTCGATCTACCCGGTCGAGAATGTCGAGGAGGCCATCACCCGCGCCAATGACACCGAATACGGCCTCAATGCCAGTGTCTGGGCGGGCAGTAAGGCCGAGGGCGAGCGCATCGCCGAACGCCTGCACGCGGGCACGGTGAATATCGACGAGGGTTATGCCCCCGCCTGGGGCACCACCGGTGCGCCGATGGGCGGTATGGGGATTTCCGGTGTCGGCCGCAGGCACGGTCCCGACGGCCTGCTGAAGTTCACCGAACCTCAGACGGTCGTGGTCACCCGATTCCTGAATCTCGATGCCCCGCCGCTGATTTCGCAGGACAGGTGGCAGCCGTTCCTGATGGGTGTCGCCCGCGCCGTCCGGTTCCTGCCGGGCCGCTGATCCCGGTCTGCCGAGCTGCGCTCGACGCCGCCGCTTCCGCCGGCGGCGTCGAGCGAGGTAACTACTGGATCAGCCACTCGAGGGCCGGGAACGGGAGTGCGGTGCGCTCCATCCCTTTTCCGTCGACCGAGACGGACGGGCGGATCTGCAGGCGAGCACCGGGTGAGCACCCTTCGAAGTACTCCGGTCCGATGAAGCCGAGCGCATAGCCGTTCTGCAGCTCACCCTTGGTGAGAGGTGCGCCGGACCTGACTCGGAGCGACGAGGCGTCCGAGCCGGCGAACTGGCAGGAGATCCACACCGCCTGCCCGACCCTGGCGGCGGGCCATACGGGAAGCCGGACGGTGGCTCCGGCCGTGACCTTGGACAGCGGCAGAACACCCGTTCCGTCGGCTTCCTCGATATCAGGTCCTTGGAGATCGTCGAGCGCCAAGGTTTTTCCTCCGTCGAATAGTGGGCCGCGGGCGACCCGGTGCAGCACAACCTGGCGGAGCCGTAAATATCCAGTCCCGCAGGCGGATTCATACTCGCACCTTTGGCCCGCCCCCGCCGGGGATGCACACAGGTACGGCGACGCGGCCGGCCCGGAGAAACCGGCCGCGTCACCTCTCATCCGGCCGAATCGGCGCCTCGGCGTGGGGCGGGAGCCGCTTCAGCACCGCTGCCTCGGCATCGGTGAACAAACGCGACCGGATGATGAATCGGACTCCCTCGGGAGCTTCGAGGGAGAAACCGCTGCCACGACCGGGTGTCACATCGACGGTGAGGTGGGTGTGCCGCCAG encodes the following:
- a CDS encoding sensor histidine kinase, which translates into the protein MFRARLGVRTRVLAIALVPSLALLVIGVGGAGYLVVEGTNARDWADALTAATPLSKELVSSVQLERQLTLAQLAGDEPNPKGLTQARTRLDDALRGMAGTTKDMENLGPQDVKGDVGGFVTLSRSLAAVRTQIDANALPLADAYQFYGHLLDLISIGTRAVETTAPNPEVAMGTAETLQIVSASEMLSRAAALAEVLINNGTLSPDLAIEFTRVVGAYRVNVGLLAGADGSKGDASGASVVNDPAWQKLIMMENVLMARALDPLTAAPLKNGATPPVAPLTFTPAEWHDAVNQVNKALIDQWDQVSKQSLAAAGRAADNSARNSAIAGGAMLLVSASAFLIALVLANRIIRRLKRLRDQTFVLADERLPEIMAQLRDGKQVEVSTETPELDFGTDEIGQVAQAFGHAHTAAVNAAVTEARTREGVKAVFLNIAHRSQVVVHRQLEVLDEAEAKQEDPALLEIFFRLDHLATRERRNAENLIILAGGQPGRQWRNPVQLIEVVRSGVGEALDYTRVKIARLPEVAVAGTAVADLVHLLAELVDNASHFSPPQSQVEVRGNVVGKGIAVEIVDQGMGMPESEIARINDMLRNPPDFGVNTLSEDSRLGMFVVAQLAVRNGISVRLTESDYGGVRAIVLVPSSLTVSTGRTGEIPAVPSAFDTGQFHAALAVETARQAEAAAQQLEQPQQPRQLEPPAAPAALPPSFPARPEPRVPERPMTFEPQLRPYEPPTEPNSHRPPPFSQPEPDIGFRSREFDRSQYTGSDARPALPRRRRQASLAPELAQDQTAPESSEQPTRTAEQARDLMSAIENGTRQGRRADPGTVEPTSKPFQERQEGDGDHLKRW
- a CDS encoding nitrate- and nitrite sensing domain-containing protein — its product is MLSRRLGVRTRILAIALVPSLALVLIGVGAAGTLIDHSNNARTWADELQSGVVPTRELIEAVQLERQLTEWRSAGAEIDVRDLAAARLRLDNALRQIAPAQSRLSSIGPQAMGDTTAAMGDLGGKLTQIRAGADATTLSTADADAFYSSMPQLVLDGVQIAQKHAPDAPTAIELAQAGAVLQGLEAMSRATALGAAMIDGGPGLNADLAGEYVRLLGYYRTRIESLLTDTDPEQAAAAKALTSGAAWQQLGAMEAVLAQRALPRTAGATAPRTVLPLSIDDWQSKAAEVDHALAELWQSENLRAQHLASTAAARTTRNSLLAGGAMLVVALGAILVALALANRIIRRLRRLRDETFALADEHLPETMRRLAAGEPVDSTTEAPPLKFGSDEIGQVAEAFGHAHSAAVAAAITESRTREGVKAVFLNIAHRSQVVVHRQLELLDEAESTQENPAVLEIFFRLDHLATRERRNAENLVILAGGQPGRQWRNPVPLMELVRSAVGETVDYKRVRTGRLPQTFIVGGAVGDLIHLLAELIDNATSFSPPQAHVQVAGSSVARGVALEISDQGMGIPEAELDRINVMLSTPGDFGITSFSSDSRLGLFVVSQLAGRHGISVRLSESDYGGIRAIVLVPGALVAGETPSPEYTSGQLPLPRRAEYNPPTADLPALRSAPRAPAPQTRPPMTGGAPPVRSHESGHDRVDDGMPGDGARPSLPRRRRQASLAPELAQDPVRPEAEPARPERSPEQARNLMSAIENGTRQGRRADPGSLPQPTTYRQEGDGEHLPRW
- a CDS encoding roadblock/LC7 domain-containing protein, whose translation is MNTSPAGDLDWLLDDLVEKLAGVRHAVVHSTDGLLLGRSTRMSREDAEHFAAMSSTLYGLSRSAGHRFDGGGVRQAVIELDRAVLFVTAAGANACLALQTGIDANLGMVAYEMNMTVQRVGSYLSTTARRPGEFG
- a CDS encoding GTP-binding protein; the protein is MTRPEADQPLAQSVKILIAGGFGVGKTTMVGAISEITPLRTEEIITERSEGVDDLTGIEGKTTTTVGLDFGRITVDAGLVLYLFGTPGQDRFWFLWDELARGALGAVILVDTRRLENSFAAIDFFERRGIGFTIGVNCFEGAPRYSPEEVRVALDLDEHVPILLCDARDRGSCKTVLTTLAEYLITRAVA
- a CDS encoding alpha/beta fold hydrolase — its product is MAERLAIGVGPSTIDMAYETFGDPAWPPVLLIMGGGAQLINWPEPFCHELVERGLYVIRFDNRDVGRSTYMTDAPKPDIGAAMGGDLSAVSYNLSDMAADAVGLLDALGIGSAHLVGASMGGMIAQTIAIEYPGRVRSLTSMMSTTGDPEVGQTDPKAFGEPGGLPSNRDEYIAWRLKSAVALRSPGYEFDEAAAIENAGLSYDRGFDFDAMMRHMLAVLGSGDRTAQLREVRVPTLVMHGTDDPAFDVSGGRATAAAVPGAKLVIFEGMAHSLPRELWPAYAGNIADLVSRVDGEPATRSGMRGYPLTRKRDA
- a CDS encoding succinic semialdehyde dehydrogenase — protein: MPVPAAAVFERLKTFAAVDTTEDRDHRAITEVFTGKTLGTVPVGTAADVTAAVAKARAAQAEWAARPVKERAEVFNRYRDLVVENREYLMDVVQAETGKARWAAQEEIMGLMMAARYFARVAPQLLASHSVAGAFPLLNRAAVRHVPKGVVGVIAPWNYPMLLSIGDSIPALLAGNAVVVKPDSQTPYSSLANAELFARAGLPRDLFAVVTGPGTVVGTAIVDVCDYLMFTGSSTTGRTLAEQCGRRLIGFSAELGGKNPMIVTAGANLDKVAKAAVRACFSNAGQLCISIERLYVEKSIAAEFTEKFVAAVKDAKLGAAYDYSQDIGSLISEAQLETVTKHVADAVSKGAKVLAGGNARPDLGQLFFEPTVLTDVTNAMECGRNETFGPLVSIYPVENVEEAITRANDTEYGLNASVWAGSKAEGERIAERLHAGTVNIDEGYAPAWGTTGAPMGGMGISGVGRRHGPDGLLKFTEPQTVVVTRFLNLDAPPLISQDRWQPFLMGVARAVRFLPGR